From Butyricimonas paravirosa, one genomic window encodes:
- a CDS encoding 4Fe-4S binding protein produces MQIKSIQPVYFSPTHTSAKIVSTIAEGMNIIVNKEIDLTYPFADQKTILSDTLTIIGVPTYAGRVAPTALERLQKIKGDNTPAIIIVLYGNRDYEDALLELRDTVKQLGFIPVAGGAFIGEHSYSTEEFPTAAGRPDVSDIQIAVEFGKNIIKQLDQYTDITKVPALQVKGNFPYKENKPKTPATPITIDELCTQCQYCIEICPVEAIELKEEIVSDPEICIKCCACVKECPNGARVFNTPFSEFLFKNFHERKEPELFYLTR; encoded by the coding sequence ATGCAAATAAAGAGTATTCAACCCGTATATTTTTCACCGACTCATACCTCTGCAAAAATCGTTTCGACGATTGCAGAAGGAATGAATATTATAGTAAATAAAGAGATTGATTTAACTTACCCGTTCGCAGATCAAAAAACAATACTATCGGACACACTCACAATCATCGGTGTTCCAACCTATGCGGGGAGAGTAGCCCCGACGGCATTGGAAAGGCTACAAAAAATAAAAGGAGATAACACCCCGGCTATCATTATTGTTCTTTATGGAAATCGGGATTACGAGGATGCCTTACTTGAATTACGGGACACCGTGAAACAACTGGGTTTTATCCCTGTTGCCGGTGGAGCCTTTATCGGGGAACACTCGTATAGCACGGAGGAATTTCCCACGGCAGCCGGACGTCCCGATGTATCCGACATACAAATAGCGGTCGAATTCGGAAAGAATATTATAAAGCAACTGGATCAATATACCGATATAACAAAAGTACCAGCTTTACAGGTAAAAGGGAATTTCCCGTATAAAGAGAATAAACCTAAAACTCCGGCAACCCCGATCACCATTGACGAACTGTGTACACAATGTCAATATTGTATCGAAATCTGTCCCGTTGAAGCCATCGAATTAAAAGAAGAGATCGTGAGCGATCCCGAAATTTGTATTAAATGTTGTGCTTGCGTGAAGGAATGTCCTAACGGAGCCAGAGTTTTCAACACTCCTTTTTCAGAATTTCTCTTCAAGAACTTCCATGAGAGAAAAGAACCGGAACTTTTCTACCTAACTCGCTAA
- a CDS encoding FecR family protein: MKRIRKDIEISDLIYKSLRGETSKSEDELLEAWCLEPRNRKLFMELREADHLYEGVADMYNVDTKVPFKNVDDRIRKKKRVRLMKYVSGVAAVLLVGVVLWGLMEKEEKMPVRQVLLSSVSKGKMEPFATLVTTAGKVVYLEDSVKQESLKMGGNKETLKPQESERDVQSVPEQEVEYNVLTTSKQGNIKVVLYDGSLVWLNAGSELRYPNTFVENQRVVYLKGEAYFDVAKDHGHPFVVKTISSEISVLGTSFNVNARENSCVTTLVEGRVRMKHGMLDSVELCAGQQALLTGVGKIRVQVVDTRYYTSWMDNMFAFREAPLREIADVLENWYGCECRFENSALENIPYTTMVERYSDVDSVLQILAGTGDFHYTRIGDLIIIKEK, from the coding sequence ATGAAAAGGATACGGAAGGATATCGAAATTAGTGATTTGATTTATAAATCTCTTCGGGGAGAGACCTCAAAAAGCGAGGACGAATTGTTGGAGGCATGGTGTTTGGAACCGAGGAACCGGAAATTATTCATGGAGCTTCGGGAGGCTGACCATCTTTACGAGGGGGTGGCAGATATGTATAATGTGGATACCAAGGTACCTTTTAAGAACGTGGATGATCGGATCAGGAAAAAGAAACGAGTACGTTTGATGAAGTATGTTTCGGGTGTTGCGGCCGTGTTATTGGTGGGAGTGGTGCTTTGGGGTTTGATGGAAAAGGAAGAAAAGATGCCGGTGAGGCAGGTGTTACTTTCTTCCGTATCAAAAGGAAAGATGGAACCTTTTGCGACATTAGTGACCACGGCGGGAAAGGTGGTTTATCTGGAGGACTCTGTAAAACAAGAGTCTTTGAAGATGGGGGGAAATAAGGAGACTTTGAAACCGCAGGAAAGTGAGCGGGACGTACAATCTGTTCCCGAGCAAGAAGTAGAATACAACGTGTTGACGACCTCAAAACAAGGAAATATAAAGGTGGTTTTGTACGATGGTAGTCTCGTGTGGCTGAATGCTGGGAGTGAATTGCGATATCCGAATACGTTCGTTGAAAACCAGCGGGTTGTGTATTTGAAAGGGGAGGCTTATTTTGATGTGGCAAAAGATCACGGTCATCCCTTTGTGGTGAAAACGATCTCTTCCGAGATCAGTGTGTTAGGAACAAGTTTTAACGTGAACGCCCGAGAAAATTCGTGTGTTACGACCTTGGTGGAAGGGCGTGTGAGAATGAAACATGGAATGTTGGATAGCGTGGAATTATGCGCTGGGCAACAAGCTTTGCTTACCGGGGTTGGGAAAATACGAGTGCAGGTAGTTGATACGAGATATTACACGAGTTGGATGGATAACATGTTTGCCTTCCGGGAGGCTCCGTTACGGGAAATTGCAGACGTGCTGGAGAATTGGTACGGGTGTGAATGTCGTTTTGAGAACTCTGCTTTGGAAAATATTCCCTACACGACAATGGTGGAAAGGTATTCGGATGTGGATAGTGTGTTGCAGATTTTGGCAGGTACGGGTGATTTCCATTACACGAGAATAGGTGATTTAATCATTATAAAAGAAAAATAG
- a CDS encoding AAA family ATPase, translated as MDNKFVITIGRQFGSCGKEIGQELAKRFGITFYDKELISLASKESGLCQEFFEKADEKNSGNLLQAFAAGFTFGPFQYNDFLSNDKLFQIQSDVIRKVAGEHSCVIVGRCADYILRDNKRCINVFVHADIEERVKTVMNRQHISEQEARELIRKMDKTRPNYYNFYSDKEWGVASSYHLSVDSSLLGVHKTVDFIQKFVEEALKD; from the coding sequence ATGGATAATAAATTTGTTATTACAATAGGCCGCCAATTCGGAAGTTGTGGTAAAGAGATCGGACAAGAGTTGGCAAAACGTTTCGGGATTACCTTCTATGACAAGGAATTAATTTCCCTCGCGTCGAAAGAAAGCGGTTTGTGTCAGGAGTTTTTCGAGAAGGCGGATGAAAAGAATTCCGGAAACTTGTTACAGGCTTTTGCTGCCGGATTTACCTTCGGGCCCTTCCAGTACAATGATTTTCTTTCTAATGATAAGCTTTTTCAAATCCAGTCGGACGTGATTCGTAAGGTGGCAGGCGAACATTCCTGTGTGATCGTGGGACGTTGTGCCGATTACATCTTGCGTGACAATAAACGTTGTATCAACGTGTTTGTTCATGCAGATATAGAAGAACGCGTGAAGACAGTGATGAATCGTCAACATATATCGGAACAGGAAGCCCGTGAGTTGATTCGCAAGATGGACAAAACTCGTCCGAATTATTATAATTTCTACTCAGATAAAGAGTGGGGTGTGGCATCATCTTACCATCTATCTGTTGACTCAAGTCTATTGGGAGTACACAAAACGGTGGATTTTATCCAGAAATTTGTGGAAGAAGCACTGAAAGACTGA
- the ispG gene encoding (E)-4-hydroxy-3-methylbut-2-enyl-diphosphate synthase — protein sequence MKRRSTKQVKIGEIYIGSEYPVLVQSMLNTDTMNTEACVEQAIRIIEAGGKLVRITAPGIKEAKNLENIHAELRRRGYTTPLSADIHFNPEAAIEAARHVEKVRINPGNFVDKRATFKTLTYTDEEYAAELERLREKFTVFLDVCREYGTAVRIGTNHGSLSDRIMSRYGNTPAGMVEATMEYLRVCRDEKFDDVVISLKSSDCRVMVEAVRLLVKEMEKEGMDYPLHLGVTEAGEGEDGRIRSAVGIGTLLNEGLGDTIRVSLTEEPEQEIPVANLLNEICCLQDLKTEPIHVEGRYSHPVIVADISKVECLDEAVMAGLDFHVATENDPVYGDMLQGGMRSPEMIYTEALGPELTKLPDSVTVVVPFDSLDIAHVYNRKAVALINAKDFVRLSKPVEGDGIFVEVCDVEVINTELAGKLEREKNAIVVLNPERPSSALYRLYLGELKRLGIMNRVIVRAMFDESDSNRLSLWMAAHLGGLFLDRLVYGLWLSCPGIPDMFYGVHLSQDILQSAGVRRYKTEFISCPGCGRTLYNLQESVAKVKKAFAHLSRLKIAVMGCIVNGPGEMGDADYGYVGAGNGKVNLFRGKEMVRVAVPEEEAIEALKQLIKENGDWND from the coding sequence ATGAAGCGTCGATCTACGAAACAAGTTAAGATTGGAGAAATATATATTGGATCGGAGTATCCGGTTTTGGTACAATCCATGTTAAATACCGATACGATGAATACGGAAGCTTGTGTGGAACAAGCTATACGGATTATCGAGGCGGGAGGAAAGTTGGTGAGGATTACGGCTCCCGGAATAAAGGAGGCTAAAAATCTGGAAAATATTCATGCGGAGCTACGTCGGAGAGGTTACACGACTCCGCTTTCCGCGGATATTCATTTTAACCCGGAGGCGGCGATTGAGGCTGCCAGACACGTGGAGAAAGTACGTATCAATCCGGGGAATTTTGTGGATAAACGGGCGACTTTCAAAACATTGACTTATACGGACGAGGAATATGCCGCGGAGTTAGAGCGTTTGCGTGAAAAGTTCACGGTATTTCTGGACGTGTGCCGGGAATACGGGACGGCGGTGCGGATAGGTACAAATCATGGATCTTTGTCTGACCGGATTATGAGCCGTTACGGGAACACACCTGCCGGAATGGTGGAGGCAACCATGGAATACCTGCGGGTGTGCCGGGATGAGAAATTTGATGATGTCGTGATTTCCTTGAAATCGAGTGATTGCCGGGTGATGGTTGAGGCAGTGCGTTTGCTTGTGAAGGAGATGGAGAAAGAGGGGATGGATTACCCGTTGCATCTGGGCGTGACAGAAGCCGGAGAAGGAGAAGACGGAAGAATTCGTTCTGCCGTGGGTATAGGTACTTTATTAAATGAAGGATTAGGCGATACGATCCGGGTATCCTTGACTGAGGAACCGGAACAGGAGATTCCCGTGGCGAATCTTTTAAATGAGATTTGTTGTTTACAGGATTTGAAGACGGAACCGATTCACGTGGAAGGGCGTTACTCTCATCCCGTGATTGTAGCGGATATTTCTAAGGTGGAATGTCTTGACGAGGCTGTGATGGCCGGTCTGGATTTTCACGTGGCGACAGAGAATGATCCCGTGTATGGCGATATGTTGCAAGGTGGGATGCGGTCTCCGGAGATGATCTACACGGAGGCATTGGGACCGGAGTTGACGAAATTACCGGATTCCGTGACCGTGGTGGTTCCTTTTGATAGTCTGGATATTGCCCACGTGTATAATCGTAAGGCGGTCGCCTTGATTAATGCCAAAGATTTCGTCCGGCTATCGAAACCCGTGGAGGGGGACGGTATTTTCGTGGAAGTGTGCGACGTGGAAGTGATAAATACCGAGCTTGCCGGAAAGTTGGAACGGGAGAAAAATGCGATCGTGGTGTTGAATCCTGAGCGTCCTTCTAGCGCTTTGTATCGTTTGTACTTGGGAGAGTTGAAACGTTTAGGGATAATGAACCGGGTAATTGTGCGGGCCATGTTTGACGAGTCGGATTCCAACAGGTTGAGTTTGTGGATGGCAGCTCATCTGGGTGGTTTATTCCTTGACAGACTGGTTTATGGCTTGTGGTTGTCATGTCCCGGTATTCCGGATATGTTCTACGGGGTACATTTGAGTCAGGATATATTGCAATCGGCAGGAGTGCGTCGTTATAAAACAGAGTTTATCAGTTGTCCCGGATGTGGGCGAACATTATATAATTTGCAGGAGTCCGTGGCGAAAGTAAAGAAAGCATTTGCTCATCTGAGTCGTTTGAAGATTGCCGTGATGGGGTGTATCGTGAACGGACCCGGTGAAATGGGGGATGCGGACTATGGTTATGTGGGTGCCGGAAACGGGAAAGTGAATCTATTCCGGGGAAAAGAGATGGTGCGTGTGGCCGTGCCGGAGGAAGAAGCCATTGAGGCATTGAAACAATTAATAAAAGAGAACGGAGATTGGAATGACTGA
- a CDS encoding TonB-dependent receptor — MKKKPICYTFGECIFGNDRFLKRFLSLLSLFIIGNIGVVVAQEVPKFTVDFKNASLTEVFDYFGKNSDYKFTYNSENVKNETKKITESFKNVTLEQILTKCLDGTRFSFEIVNKNVVITLRKLPDVKLTEITGRVVDENGNPVPGATVLIQGTTNGVVTNMDGYYVINVRPTDALRVSFIGYKTSIVEPRGKTKVNIRLNPEEQKLDEVQVVAFGKQKRESVTSAITTIRPMDLKSSSSDLTSALTGKIAGIIGWQTGGAPGALTEEEMNTKFYIRGISSSNGASEPLVLIDGVESSRLDLARMAPEDIESFSVLKDASATAMYGARGANGVIIVTTKKGEAGSVYTSVRYEAVASMPTDKIEVVNPQTYMRMYNEALLARNPGATPQYSLNRIERTGSKDYPSWVYPANDWFKVLFKDYSVNHRVGVNVRGGSETVQYYASVNYVRDQGMLKTDRLNQFEVNIKNSTLSSRINLNVNLSSGIRMLVYTNINYDKYHGPRSEVQTAYAYAFNASPVNFAPTYPGDFEHGWPHLRFGSVRKGDGVALNPYAQIQSGYQDRSRYSATTKLEYIHNLSGLVKGLELRASASLSKTGYEMNAFEFRPFYYAMDAENGGYDFETGEHKLTLLSNGRRTLQKPYQGGSASTSSTQLVYEGRMLHTAAWGGVDATLHQTSLTAVFQALQANSAPVSDLFGSFEQRNLSFSMRGSYGFLDRYFVEASFGYNGSERFTKNNRMGFFPAVSGAWIISKENFMQGGINKWISFLKLRGSWGKVGNDGIIKDPRFVYMPEIIGGPGYMDPEPGSQQQLSRKEVKNYGDPDVKWEVSEQLNLGLETRFFKDILEVNLDLYQEIRHNIIEQRVTIPAQVGVEVNPLDNLGKIRARGLDLSAKVQHSFSNDFWIILNGTFTYNKAVYKELEEAKDKPYWQLKTGYELSQRVGYIAEGLFRDQAEIDNSPQANTGIMPGDIRYRDVDGNGTIDVNDAVHIGFPETPRMVYGFSGFINYKNWEFNFSFQGSGKRGFFINPKALSPFVEDHAMLKEIYESHWTEKNVDNRPFWPRLSVQDITVYNKQEDWSANNTDDRRSTYFMRECRFLRCTALELAYNLPLGLRKKLRMQNVKFFARANNPFLISNFKLWDVELGGNGFNYPIQKTYAMGVNISF, encoded by the coding sequence ATGAAGAAAAAACCGATTTGTTACACTTTTGGAGAGTGTATTTTTGGGAATGACAGGTTTTTGAAACGATTCCTGAGTTTGTTGTCTTTGTTTATCATAGGCAATATAGGTGTTGTTGTGGCTCAAGAAGTCCCGAAATTTACCGTGGATTTTAAAAATGCCTCTTTAACAGAGGTGTTTGATTATTTTGGAAAAAATAGCGATTACAAGTTCACGTACAACAGCGAGAACGTAAAAAATGAGACGAAAAAGATTACCGAATCTTTTAAGAATGTGACTTTAGAACAGATTCTTACAAAATGTCTGGATGGAACACGTTTTAGTTTTGAGATCGTGAACAAAAACGTGGTGATCACGCTGCGGAAACTACCGGACGTGAAGTTGACCGAGATTACTGGTCGGGTGGTTGACGAAAACGGGAATCCGGTCCCCGGGGCTACCGTGTTGATTCAGGGAACTACAAATGGTGTAGTCACGAACATGGACGGATATTATGTGATTAACGTGAGACCGACAGATGCTTTACGGGTTTCTTTTATCGGTTACAAAACGTCGATAGTGGAGCCGAGAGGGAAAACGAAAGTGAATATACGTTTGAATCCCGAGGAGCAAAAATTGGACGAAGTGCAGGTTGTGGCCTTCGGTAAGCAAAAAAGAGAGAGTGTAACGAGTGCCATTACTACCATACGCCCAATGGATTTGAAATCGTCTAGTAGTGATTTGACTTCCGCTCTTACCGGTAAAATTGCCGGAATCATCGGTTGGCAGACGGGTGGTGCTCCTGGTGCATTGACTGAAGAGGAAATGAACACCAAGTTCTACATTCGGGGTATCAGTTCTTCTAACGGAGCCTCAGAACCTTTAGTGTTGATTGACGGGGTGGAATCTTCCCGTTTGGATTTGGCACGTATGGCTCCAGAGGATATTGAGAGTTTCTCCGTGTTAAAAGATGCGTCGGCAACAGCGATGTACGGGGCACGCGGTGCAAATGGGGTTATTATCGTGACAACAAAAAAAGGAGAAGCCGGGAGTGTATATACTTCTGTACGTTACGAGGCAGTAGCCTCTATGCCGACGGATAAAATCGAAGTGGTGAATCCTCAAACTTATATGCGGATGTACAATGAGGCGTTGTTGGCGCGAAATCCGGGTGCTACTCCCCAGTATTCCTTGAATCGTATCGAACGCACGGGTAGTAAAGATTATCCCTCTTGGGTGTACCCTGCTAACGACTGGTTTAAGGTCCTGTTCAAAGATTATTCCGTGAACCATCGTGTGGGGGTGAATGTTCGGGGTGGGTCCGAAACAGTCCAATATTATGCTTCTGTCAATTATGTACGTGACCAGGGAATGTTGAAAACCGATCGGTTGAATCAGTTTGAAGTGAACATTAAGAATTCCACGCTTTCATCGCGTATCAACTTGAATGTAAATTTAAGTTCCGGTATCAGAATGTTGGTCTATACGAATATAAATTACGATAAATATCATGGACCTCGCTCTGAAGTACAAACTGCTTATGCTTATGCATTCAATGCTTCACCAGTAAATTTTGCCCCTACTTATCCGGGTGATTTCGAACATGGTTGGCCGCATTTACGTTTCGGGAGTGTGAGGAAAGGTGATGGCGTTGCCCTTAATCCATACGCTCAAATACAGAGTGGTTATCAAGATCGGAGCCGTTATAGTGCGACGACTAAATTAGAGTATATCCATAATTTATCTGGATTGGTGAAGGGATTGGAATTACGAGCGAGTGCCTCTTTGTCAAAAACCGGGTACGAGATGAATGCTTTTGAGTTCAGACCTTTTTATTATGCGATGGATGCAGAAAATGGGGGGTATGATTTTGAAACCGGAGAACATAAATTGACGCTGTTGTCGAATGGACGACGGACCTTGCAAAAGCCTTATCAGGGAGGATCTGCCTCGACTTCTTCCACGCAATTGGTGTATGAAGGTCGTATGCTGCATACCGCAGCTTGGGGTGGGGTTGATGCAACTTTGCACCAGACATCGTTGACGGCTGTATTTCAGGCACTACAAGCTAATTCTGCTCCGGTGAGTGATTTGTTTGGTAGTTTCGAGCAACGTAACTTGAGTTTTTCCATGCGTGGTAGTTACGGATTCTTAGATCGTTACTTTGTAGAGGCGAGCTTTGGGTATAATGGTTCTGAGCGTTTTACTAAAAATAATCGAATGGGGTTTTTCCCGGCTGTCAGCGGAGCCTGGATTATTTCTAAGGAAAATTTTATGCAGGGAGGTATCAATAAATGGATCTCGTTCCTAAAGTTGAGAGGTTCATGGGGGAAGGTCGGTAACGACGGAATCATCAAAGACCCTCGTTTCGTGTATATGCCGGAAATTATTGGAGGGCCAGGTTATATGGACCCGGAACCGGGATCACAGCAGCAATTAAGCCGTAAAGAGGTTAAAAATTATGGTGACCCGGATGTGAAATGGGAGGTGTCCGAGCAGTTAAATCTCGGTTTGGAGACCCGCTTTTTTAAGGATATTTTGGAAGTCAACCTTGATCTTTATCAAGAGATACGTCATAATATTATCGAACAACGAGTTACTATTCCTGCTCAGGTGGGGGTGGAAGTGAACCCACTGGACAATTTGGGTAAAATTCGGGCTCGAGGTTTGGATCTTTCTGCTAAAGTGCAACACTCTTTCAGTAATGATTTTTGGATTATCCTAAACGGAACCTTTACTTATAACAAGGCGGTTTACAAGGAGTTGGAAGAGGCAAAGGATAAACCGTATTGGCAGTTGAAAACAGGGTACGAGCTTTCTCAGCGGGTAGGATATATTGCTGAAGGGTTATTCCGAGATCAGGCGGAGATCGATAACTCGCCACAAGCAAATACTGGTATCATGCCGGGGGATATTCGTTACCGGGACGTGGATGGAAACGGGACGATTGATGTGAATGATGCGGTGCATATCGGTTTCCCGGAAACTCCGCGGATGGTGTATGGTTTCAGCGGTTTTATCAATTACAAGAACTGGGAGTTTAACTTCTCGTTCCAAGGATCTGGTAAGCGAGGATTCTTTATTAATCCGAAAGCCTTGTCTCCATTTGTGGAGGACCATGCGATGCTGAAGGAAATTTACGAGAGTCATTGGACGGAGAAAAATGTGGATAACCGCCCCTTCTGGCCCCGTCTTTCCGTGCAGGACATCACTGTTTATAACAAGCAGGAAGATTGGAGTGCGAATAACACGGATGATCGCCGTTCCACCTATTTTATGCGGGAGTGTCGTTTTTTACGTTGCACGGCGTTGGAACTGGCGTATAACTTGCCATTGGGACTCCGCAAAAAATTGCGGATGCAGAACGTGAAATTCTTTGCTCGTGCCAACAATCCTTTTTTGATCTCCAATTTTAAATTGTGGGATGTGGAATTAGGAGGAAACGGGTTTAATTACCCTATTCAAAAGACCTACGCTATGGGTGTTAATATTAGCTTCTAA
- a CDS encoding MATE family efflux transporter yields the protein MTDTRDTAPLVLGTEKIGKLLMQYAIPAIIAMTASSLYNMVDSIFIGHGVGPLAIAGLAITFPFMNLAAAFGSLVGVGASTLVAIKLGQKDKESATHVLGNVVMLNGIIGLVFMTVALLFLDPILLFFGASPDTLPYAREYMQVILAGNLVTHIYMGLNEVLRASGYPQKAMAATLTAVIVNCGLDALFILGFGWGIRGAALATIAAQVIALGFEIHHFSRKKSFLHFQRGIFGLKRQIVGGMLAIGLSPFLMNLCACFVVILINKSLKTYGGDLAIGAYGIVNRIVFLFIMIVMGFNQGMQPIAGYNFGARQFDRLIQVLKYTIFCGVTVTTVGFLAGQIFPRPLIYLFTSDETLTNIAVEGLRIVLLFFPVVGFQMVTSSFFQSIGMAKKAIFLSLTRQLLFLIPSLLVFPSIWGTVGVWMSMPVADAIATIVAACMLRWQLKHLKA from the coding sequence ATGACTGATACAAGAGATACCGCACCTTTAGTTTTAGGTACCGAGAAGATCGGAAAATTGTTGATGCAATACGCTATCCCGGCGATTATTGCCATGACGGCCTCTTCACTTTATAACATGGTAGATAGTATATTTATCGGTCATGGAGTGGGACCATTGGCGATTGCGGGATTGGCTATTACATTCCCGTTTATGAATCTGGCAGCGGCTTTCGGGTCGTTGGTAGGGGTAGGGGCATCGACGTTGGTTGCTATTAAATTGGGACAGAAAGACAAGGAGAGTGCTACTCATGTTTTGGGGAACGTGGTGATGCTGAACGGGATTATCGGCTTGGTATTTATGACCGTGGCATTGCTTTTCCTTGATCCGATATTGCTCTTTTTCGGGGCGAGTCCGGACACGTTACCTTATGCAAGGGAATATATGCAGGTGATTCTGGCGGGAAATCTCGTCACGCATATTTATATGGGGTTGAACGAGGTTTTAAGAGCTTCGGGTTATCCACAAAAAGCGATGGCTGCTACTTTGACGGCTGTTATTGTGAATTGTGGGTTGGATGCCTTGTTTATTTTAGGTTTCGGCTGGGGAATCCGGGGTGCAGCTTTGGCAACCATTGCCGCACAGGTTATTGCTTTAGGGTTTGAAATCCACCATTTTTCAAGGAAAAAGAGTTTTTTACATTTCCAACGTGGAATCTTCGGGTTGAAACGTCAGATCGTGGGAGGAATGTTGGCCATCGGGTTATCTCCTTTCTTGATGAATCTTTGTGCTTGTTTTGTTGTGATCTTGATCAACAAGAGTTTGAAAACGTATGGAGGTGATTTGGCTATCGGGGCGTATGGTATTGTAAACAGGATCGTCTTTTTGTTTATCATGATCGTGATGGGATTTAACCAAGGAATGCAGCCTATTGCGGGGTATAATTTTGGAGCCCGGCAGTTCGACCGTTTGATTCAGGTATTGAAATATACCATCTTTTGTGGTGTGACTGTAACGACAGTCGGTTTTCTGGCGGGACAGATTTTTCCCCGGCCATTGATTTACCTTTTCACATCGGATGAAACTTTAACTAATATTGCCGTGGAAGGTCTGCGTATCGTGTTACTATTCTTCCCGGTTGTCGGTTTCCAGATGGTGACATCCAGTTTCTTCCAATCTATCGGGATGGCCAAGAAGGCGATCTTTTTGTCGTTGACACGACAGTTGCTATTTTTGATCCCGTCATTATTGGTGTTCCCATCCATTTGGGGAACGGTCGGAGTCTGGATGAGTATGCCGGTTGCGGATGCCATCGCGACAATTGTGGCTGCCTGTATGTTAAGATGGCAACTAAAACATCTGAAAGCATGA
- a CDS encoding RNA polymerase sigma factor has product MVVEKIQIETSEIDLKDTQIFKAIFNMFYPRAYAFTLKLLRDEVISADITQEAFLYMWEKAYRFPDMMSFKSYLYSCLKNKTLNYIRDHKVERNMEELEDVFVDEVSIDHLVIEHELKARILEEINKLSDVKREIMLLRMKGYSYDEISEELSLSINTVKTHKKQAYKDLKVHLSDYNQCLLILVSLLVACFC; this is encoded by the coding sequence ATGGTTGTAGAAAAAATTCAAATAGAAACGTCAGAAATAGACTTGAAAGATACTCAGATTTTCAAGGCTATTTTTAATATGTTCTATCCCCGGGCCTATGCTTTCACGCTAAAGTTACTCCGGGATGAGGTCATTAGTGCGGATATTACTCAAGAAGCTTTTCTCTATATGTGGGAAAAAGCATATCGTTTTCCGGATATGATGTCGTTTAAATCTTATTTATACAGTTGTCTGAAAAATAAGACCTTAAACTATATTCGGGATCATAAGGTGGAACGGAATATGGAAGAATTGGAAGATGTTTTTGTCGATGAAGTTTCTATCGATCATCTGGTTATCGAGCATGAGTTGAAAGCCAGAATATTGGAAGAGATCAATAAACTGTCGGATGTGAAACGGGAGATCATGTTGTTACGCATGAAAGGGTATAGCTATGACGAGATCTCGGAAGAATTATCTCTGAGTATTAATACGGTGAAAACGCATAAAAAACAGGCATATAAGGATTTGAAAGTCCATTTGTCGGATTATAACCAGTGCCTTCTGATATTGGTTTCGCTGTTGGTTGCATGTTTTTGTTAA